One Helicobacter suis HS1 genomic window, CGTCTCAGCTAAGGATAAAAACACCGGTAAGTCTCAAGAAATTAAAATCACCGGTTCAAGTGGGCTTAGCGATAGTGAAATTGAAAAAATGGTTAAAGATGCGGAGTTACACAAAGAAGAAGACACCCGCCGTAAAGCTGTAGTGGAGGTTAAAAACCAAGCCGAAAGTTTAGCGCACCAAACCAAAAAAAGCCTAGAGGAGCACAAAGCTAAATTAGAGGCTAGCGAGGTAGAAAAAATAGAAAAGGCTTTGGGTGAGTTAGAGGCTAGCCTTAAAGATGAAAATGCAAGCAAGGAGAGTATAGAGGCGCGTATGAAAGCCCTTGCGGAGGCTTCACATAAGCTCACTGAGGCGATGATGCAAAAAGATCAAGGCGCACAATCTTCTAAGGAAAAAGAGGATGATGTGATTGATGCGGAGGTGGAGTAAGGATTAATTATAGGGGGGTTGTTTTAGGTGGCTTAGGGGCTTAGTCCCCACACTTTAATCAGGTGCTCAGAGCTCTTAAGCTTTAGCTAACTAAGGCCTCACCGGCTGTTGTTTGACATACTCCCCATAGCGTTAAGCTAGCGGATTGAGAGGATCATCATAGGCTAGCGTAGCTAGGCCAGTCTCACAGCCTCTACTCTTTAGAGTTGAGCCCTTATTCTGCCTGCGTTTATAGCACAAACTTTTAGTAGTCGTCTTAATCCGCTTAGCTAAGCTTGCGGGCTTTAGCGCGCAATTGTGTAAGACTTGCAAGAAAAAATGCGTTCAAACTCTGTAAAATCCCTATAGGGGTACAGAGTGTAAGAATCAAACTCTCCTTACAATCAAAACCAGCTAAGTAAGCCTAAATGTCTTTAGCATTTGGGTACTCTAATGGTGCTACATTGCTTGATGCTAGGTTTGCTCAATTCAATTAGCATTGCCCACAGCCTGTAAAAAGCTTACTAAGCTTACCCCTTAAAAAGTTTTATATCCACGCAAAATTTTATATTGTATTCCCCCATAGCTAAAGCAAGGTTGGATTATTAAAACTAGAGGCTTTATAGTACGGATAAATCTATTTCTATAGCTTTAATATTTAAAGACATACATAATCTCTCTAAAAAGTTTATTTTGGGCAAAGAACATGGTCCTTAAAAGCGCGTCTAATTCGCTATCAATTTTAAGCAGACGGTTACCCTCTTTGGCCTTGAAGTAGTGGGGCTTATTGTTAAGATAGTTTAGCATTTGTAAATAGCGTCCTAGTAAAATTTGGGTGTTGTTATCCAGTAAAAGTTGTTTATCTTTTGAAAGCTTGATATTTAGGCAATAATCATACAGACGATAACTACAGGTATCTAAAATATCCACAGCTTTTAATCCTCTAAAGAGAGATTTTAAAGTGTTGGGTTCAGAAATTTCGGTACGGGCATTTTTCAAACAAAGTCTAAAGGCATCTAGCTGTCTTAAGAAAGTATTTTGGAGATGCAAAACTTGTGTTGCATCGCTGTATGCCTCCAAAAGACAGCGCAAAGTGGTTACTAAGTGGCGTGTATGTTGGATAAATTCATCTTTATCGTATTTAGGCCATATAAATAAAAAAATCACATAAACAATCCCAATACCGATTAATAAATCCACAACACGAGAAACCACCATGCCCATAAAATCATGGGTTAGGAGTGAAAAGCAAAGAATGAAGGCAAACATCAAAGCTGCTGACCAAGTGGCATAAGAGTAGACTTTTAAATAAATGAATAAAAAAACACCTATGACTAAAAAGCCATAAAAAATAACACTTCCATCAAATAATCCCACCACCAATAAGCCAAGTACTAATCCAATACAAGAACCCATCACAAATTCTAATTGGGCTTCTCTGATACTGCCTAAACTGGAGCGAGAAATTAACAAGGTCGCCATAGCAATCCACATGCCATGGTTAAACCCAAAATAGCGGGCAATGAAAACGGCAATACCCATAGCTATAGCGTATTTAGAGGCATATTGGAAAATGGCATTTTTAATATTAAAGGCTTTGAGTACATTTTTAAAAGTGGGTTTGTATTCAGGATTGATAGGGGCTACTTGTTCCTCTCCTCCTAGTAAAAAGATTTCCATTTTATTATAAATAATAGCAATGGAGTGGCGCACCACTTTATCTAGTTGCGGGCTAAGATTATTGAGCGCTGTTTTTTGTATTTCTATGTGCTGTTTTGTAAAAATCCCGGATAGAGTTTGTAAATTCAAGATGATCTCTTGGCATACAGGTTCTAAAGTACCTAAATAACCACCAATAGAGTGGATAGAATGATAAATCTCTTCTAAGGCGTGTAGTTGGAAAAGGGCGCGTTGGAGATTTTGAATGGTGTGTGGATTTTTAATGCGGCTTGAGCGCGAGGTTAAAATCACTTTGGTGTTATGAATCTGGCTTAACACTTGTGTTTTAATGTGGGTGTATTCTGTGGGGCTATTGATGTATTGAAGCATCAATTCCATACTAGAGAGCAGAGTAGAAAAACGCTTTTTGACAAAATAGCCGTATTTGGTAACGATAAAGTGTTGTATTACAAGACTTAGACAGCCTAAGACAGAAATCATGAGTAAAGTTTGTGTGAGATCAAGAGGGGCATTAGCATCTACATAAAGGCAAGTAACTAGACCATTAGAAAGGGCGGCATTGCACACTCTATATAAATCTAAGCTATAAGCCATAGCCATGCCCACTAAAAAGGTGGTGATTGTAATCGGCACGCATAACCATGCCCCAAAATGAGCCATAGGATAAAAGATCAAAGCATTAAAACAGCTCACTCCAATAAAGACGAGTAGATAATAAATTTCATGTTCTTTATCACTGATAAGTAAGCTTGAGAAATATAAAAAAACGGCCTGAAAACCCGCCCAAATTGTAATAGAATAGCCAAAGAAAAAAGCCCCTAAACCGGCACATAAAAAGGTTGTTAGGGTGGTTCTAAGAGCATAGATTAAACTAAAGTAGCCCGGATCATAAAGATGAACCGCGCGTTTGAGGCGGTTAAAAATATCCATCGTTTTAGTTAATCTAATGTATGGTGGGTTGGATACTCTTATTATCCGCCAGATTCTCTACTTTGACTTTGTGGAGAAACTCTAAGAGCTTATGCGCTGCTTGTGTGTAGGCTTGGCTGATAGCAGAATTAGGGTTAAGAATGGTAATAGGCGTGCCTTTATCCCCCCCTTCTCTAACCTGCAATTCAATAGGGATTTGTGCTAATACTTGGGTTTTATACTGCTTGGATAGAGATTGCAAAGTATCCTTACCAAAAATATCGCTCTCATGGGCGCAGTGTGGGCAGATAAAACCGCTCATGTTTTCTACAATGCCGGCAATGGGGATATTTAAGCGCATAAACATATCTAAACTCCGGCTTGCATCATCTAAACTCACGGTTTGGGGTGTTGTTACGGTAATTCCAGCACTAATAGGCACAGCTTGGGCTAAAGTGAGTTGTGCATCTCCTGTACCCGGTGGCATGTCTACAACCAAAACATCTAATTCACCCCAGATAATATCTGTTAACATCTGTTCAATGGCACGCATTAGCATAGGACCGCGCCAAATCAAACTCTGCCCCTCTTCATATAAAAGCCCCATACTCATTACCCGTATGCCATAAGCTTCTAAAGGAATTAATTTTTTGCCACTAGGATCGGTGGTGGGATTGGTCGTCATTAAGCCTAACATTCTGGGCACATTAGGGCCATAAACATCAGCGTCTAATAAACCTACTTTTTTATCTTGTTGTGCAAGTGCAATGGCTAAATTAACACTTGTGGTACTCTTGCCCACACCCCCTTTTCCTGAGCTAATCATCACCACATGTTTAATATTGGGGGCTAGATTTTTAGTTGTTTGTTCTTGTTGGCTTTGTCTTTCCCTTTTGGGAGGAGTCTTAATATCAATCTGGCAAATTAAGTCTAATTCTTGCATTTTTGCCATAATATCCGTTCTTAAAGTTTGTGCAACCTCTGCAGAACTAGAGGGAATATCTAGTAAAAGGGCGACTTTTTTCTCATGGAGTGTGATGTTTTTCACAAACCCAAAGCTAACAATGTCTTTTTCAAAATTGGGATAAATCACCGTCTTTAACACATCTAAAACCGTATCCTGTGTAACCATTTCTATCCTTAAAGAGATCTGCTCAAAGCTTATACCTAGTTTTTCTTAATATTCTTTAACCCATGGAGGGCGTTTTGTGTGGAGGCGATTAGGGGTGTGGATTTGTGGAGGCGTACTTAAAATCTTAGAAGGGGTTAGATACTGATGGGCTACTAGCATTTGTACAATTTGTTTAAAAATCGGGGCTGCTGTTTGGCTACTATAATATTCCTCACTCCCTAACGATCCAAAAACCACCACCCCGATAACATAAGTGTTCTCTTTATCTTTGACAAATCCAAAAAAAGAACTATTATAGGCCTCTGTATACTTACCCTTGCTAGCTGTTCTAGCCGTACCTGTTTTACCACCAATAATAAGCCCCTCAACTTGAGCGCTTTTACCTGTTCCTTCTCTAACAACTTTAATAAGTAATTTTTGCATTTTTAACGCACTTTCAGGGCTAATGACCTGCCGTTTAATAGGGGGGTTTGGGATATAAATATCTCCATTAATGGCGCGTACTTGTTTGATTAAATGTGGGGTGGTGATCACCCCTGCATTAGCAAAAACCCCGTATGCGCGGATTAATTGTAAAAATGTGGTGCGCAAACCATAACCATAAGAGGCGCTACCTTTATAAACTTCGGTATTGAGTAGACGGACACTAGGAATAAGCCCTGTTTTTTCATAGGGTAAATCAATCCCCGTAGACTCTGAAAGGCCAAAACTCTTAAGGCCTGTATGGAGTTCTTGACCACTAAGGCGCTTAGAAAGTTTGATCATGCCTACATTGCTTGAGCGAATCAAAACATCTTCAATTGTAGTGTGTTTAGGAGGGACAATATCATCTTTAACTGTATATTTACCTAGCTTATAAGACCCGTGGTTGAGATCAATTGGCTGGCTAGTATCAATGCGCTTTTTATCAATTAAAAGCGAGTAAACAATGGGCTTAATGGTACTGCCCGGCTCAAAGGATAATTCCACCGCATCTACATTTAAAAAGGGGTAATCATTTTTTTGGATATTATTAGGGTTAAAACGATTTGTGGTGGCTAGGGTGAGTATCTCGCCATTTTGGGGGAGATAAATCCCTGCGATGATTTGGTGGGACTTGTAGCGCGCCTTAGCGGTATCTAAAATCTTTTCTAACTCTCTTTGGATTTTTAAAGGAATGCTTAAAATGAGATCCGATCCATCCATGCGGGGTATACTTTTAAAAGTCTTATCTTCAATGAGATTAAACCCTAAATCGCGTTTACCCGTATCCTTGCCATCATGTTTAGAGGCTAACACGCCATTTTTAAACTTCTCAATCCCTTTTACTCCCTGTATAGAAGTGATGTTAGAAATATCAACTTTTTTAACATACCCCACTAAGGGTTCAAAATTATCTTTATAAAGATAATTGCGCGCAATCCCGCTTACCTCAATGCTAAGGCCAATTTTAGGCATGATTTTTCTATTTTGATCTTCATATTCTTGGAAAACATTATAGGCCAAAAATTTGGCATTTAATTGCCTTAAACTAGCAGCCGTATTAGCACTGACATTATAAGAGAGAGTAACAAATCCATTTTGGGAAAACTTGCTGGCGATGACGCTTTTAGGGATATTGGTATAGATTGATAATAAATCAATAAAAAAATCTTTTTTATTTGGATCAACTGAGAGGGTGTTAAAACTCACTTTGAAAAGTTTTTGGCTACTAGCTAGGCTAAAACCATCTTGGCTAAAAATCCGCCCTCTAGTGGCGATGTCTGTTTTGGTGATGATTAAAGCCGGCATTTTCCTAGGCAACAAGGCTTTAAATAACATCACCACTACAAAAAGAACAAAACACCCTCCCACAACGGCAAAAATCATGAGCAAACGCTCGGTGCGTCCGTGTTCTGAGTCGTATTTTAGGTGGGAGGGGTCTTTGTTTGAATTAAGGGATTTAGACGCAAACTCTTGCATAAACCTCCCCGTATAGAAACTCTCTACAAAAGGGAGGGTACACCAATAAACCTAAATTTGCGTTCTTAGTAATTCTTTGTAGGCACTGATAGCTTTATTGCGCACTTCTAGCATTAATTTCATGCTTGTTTCAGCCTTACCAATGGCAATGGCCGCTTGGTGCAAATCTTTAACCTGACCTGTTGCCATATCTGCTAAAGCTTTATCTGATTGCATCTGGGTATTGTTGAGTTCGTCAATAGATTGCTTGAGCATCTGAGAGAACTCTCCTCTCTCCACTAGATTCTCATGCACCTTTGAATCTAAAGGAGTACCTGCTTTATTTAACCCTATATCTGTGTATAAAGTCTTCATCTGAACTCCTTGCATCCTATATCACCTACATCGTCTCTTCTGGATAATATTCAAATACCCAAAAAATACCCCTTTCTTTTAGTTTTTAAGCTTGTAGCATGCCAATGGCATTAGCCGCCATATTTTTTGTACTCTGGAAAGCCGCTACATTGGCCTGATAAGCACGCGTGGCCTCAATAAGATCTGCCATTTCTACAACAGGATTAACATTAGGATAGGAAACATACCCGTTAGCATCGGCATCTGGATGGCTAGGATCGTATTTTAAAAGCGGGGCTTTATCATCGCGCACGATTTTTTCAATGTAAACACCCATGATGGGAGGGTTAGGTTTTTCAATTTCATCGCTTTCATCAAGTGGATCTTCATATTCCATTAAATCATTATTTTTTGCCAATTTTTCATTCAAGACTTTATTAAAATCAAAAGATTTAAAAACGGCCTCTTGGCGGCGATAAGGACCCCCCTCATCTGTACGGGTTGTGTTAGCATTAGCAATATTAGAAGAGATTAGATTAGCACGCACCCTTTGGGCGGATAACCCATACCCGCTAATATCAAAACTAGATAAAAACATGCGCACTCCTTAAATGTTTTTTGCCGCATCAATGGCGTAGTTAACAATCCCTCTATGTTTTTTAAGGGCTGTTGTTAGCGCTAAATACATCGTGCTATTTTTACCCATCTCAGAGGTTTCAATGTCTAGATCTACGCTATTACCGTCATTCTTTGCCAAGTGCCCATCCCTAAAAAAAAGCGTGGCTTTTTGGCTTTCAGATAATCCCGGGCTTAAATGCCTCTTATTTGTTTTAGCTAACTGCAAAATCTGATCTTTTTTATGATCAAAAACTTCCGCTTTTTTGTGGGCTAACATAGTCTCAAAATCTACATCTCTAGGGCGATAAAAGGGAGTGTCTACATTAGCAATATTGCTTGCGATCAAATCTTGGCGCAAAGAGCGATAATCCATCGCTTCATAAACTAACGGATAAGCCTTTGACAAGTTCATGTATAAACTCCTTTGCCTTTTTTAGAGCAAGCAAGGAGCATTCCACAGCAAGCCTTACAAACAAAAAACTAGGCAAACAAATTTTTGTATAATTATAACACATTTCAATCTTATTTGGTGGTTTTTATGGCATACCGGCATTTGTTTACCTGCGCTAGTATTTTGATGATTTTAAGCGTACTTTTGAGTTATTCGCTTTCAACCTACACAACTTTAATTTACCATTATCAAGAATTCCATTTTTTCTTACGCCAATTAGTTGCCACGATCATAGGGATTATTCTGATGTGGGGGATTTCATGGCTTGATCCGAATAAATGGTTTAGTAAATTAGGCTTTACCCTCTTCTTAGGGTCTTTTTTTTTGATGTTTATCATGAACTTCTTACCTGAAAGTTTGTCTAGTAGCGCAGGAGGGGCTAAGCGCTGGATTCGCCTCCCTTTCTTTTCACTAGCCCCTACCGAGTTTTTCAAAGTGGGCTTTATCTTTTTTTTATCTTGGAGTCTTTCGCGTACCTTTTTTAACCAAGAAAAATCTAGCGTCAAAGAGGAAATGGCAATTCTCATTCCCTATCTTGTCTTATTTTTAGTGGCAGCCTTTCTCATTGGTGTTTTACAAAACGACTTAGGGCAGGTGATTTTATTAGCAATGGTGTTGGGGTTTTTGCTTATCTTTTCTGGCGGGAGTTTTAAACTCTTTAGAGTGTTTTTAAGTATTGCAGTTGTGATCGGAGTGGTGGCCATTACAACTAGCGAACACCGGATTTTACGCATGAAATTATGGTGGTCTAATTTACAAAATTCTTTGTTATCCATTTTGCCCTCTAAAATTGCTAGTAGCCTAAAAATTGAGCATCTACCCGAGCCCTACCAGATTTATCATGCCAGCAATGCCATTAAGCATGGCGCAATATTAGGGCAGGGGCTTGGAGAGGGGGTGATTAAGCTAGGTTTTTTAAGCGAGGTACATACAGATATGGTATTAGCAGGCATGGCGGAGGAATTAGGCTTTATCTCTATTTTGGCATGTGTAGGGCTGACTTTAATTATTTTGCATGCCATGTTTAAAATCACTAATCGCCTAGATAATCCCAAACACATGCTTTTTTGTTTAGGGGTGGCTTTACTCATTGGTTTTTCTTTTATCATTAATGCCTTTGGGGTGAGTGGGATCATTCCTATTAAAGGAATTGCCGTTCCTTTTTTAAGTTATGGGGGGAGTTCTTTACTAGCTAATTCTTTGGCTTTAGGATTGGTGCTTAGCCTTTCTAAACAAGCCCGCTAAGCATTTGCATAAACTCAGCCCTTGTGCGCGCATTTTCCTTAAAAATCCCCTCTAGTACGCTAGTTTTAACCACACTATCTTGTTTTTGAATGCCTTGCATGGCCATGCATAGGTGTTTAGCCGTGCAAATTACCCCCACTCCCTTAGGCTCTAATACGCGTTTAAGGGTTTGGGCAATCTGGGTGGTTAAACGCTCTTGAATCTGAAGCCTTCTAGCAAAACTCTCTACAAATCTAGCTAAAGCACTTAGCCCCACCACCTTATCATTAGGGATATACCCTATACTGATATGCCCAAAAAAGGGTAATAAATGGTGCTCACACAAACTATAAAATTCAATATTTTGGAGTAAAACAATCCCGTCAGTACTCCCAATCTCAAAAGCACTTTGTAAAATTTGCTCAGGATCACTTTGATAACCAGAGGTTAAAAATTCCCATAAAAGTTTAACCCGCTGTGGGGTGTTTTTTAGCCCCTCTCTTTGGGGGTCTTCGCCAATGCGTGCGCATAATAAATTCCATAAATCTTGTGTCAAATGCTAAGATTTCCTTTTATCATAAAATATCCCAATGCCCACAGAAATTCAAGCCTCAAAAAGAGTTTGGCCGGCAACTTCTTCTAAAAAGATCGTAGCATATGCCCCCTTTGGTAGAAAAAAGCAAAGCTGGGCTTGCGCTTCTTTAGGCAAATACACAAATTCCAGCGCGTCCGGAAAAACCAAAGCAAAACGGCGATCGCCCCTTGCTTTAAGCGTGTGGATATAGGGTTGTTCTAAAACATGGGCTAATTCTTGGGCGTGGGGCACTTTTTGCCCTGTAAGTAAACCTGTAGGGACAATTTGCTTAGTAAGTAGGCGTTTAGAGTTGGCTAGATCACAATGCGTGAAATATTTCCCAAAAGGATAATGGCATAAAATATCACCCGGCAATAATTTAAAATAGTGTTCTTGATCGCCTAAACTCTTTAATTGCTCTAGGCTTAGAAAATTAAATGTAGCTTGTATTTCTTTGGGGTTAAAATGGCGCAAGAGGGTATTAAGATGCATGCGCATACTCAGCCAATGGTTAAAAAGGTGGCTTTGATAGCTAGAGAGAAAAAAGGCTTGCAACTTTTTAGAACGCGTGGCGGGTTGCTTGAAATTATCCCCACTTTTGCCAAAGCGTTGCAAACCAAAATAATTAGGAAAGCCATAAGTTTTTAAAAAGGGGAGTATTTGCTCTATTTTTTTAGCATCTAATGGGCTAAGTTTTTTAAGGCGCATGGAAAAGAAATTACCCTTAAGATGGCCTAAACGGATTTTATGGTTATGGGCTGTGATGTCTAAAATTTTAACCCCTCGATCCAGCAAAGTAGAGGCATGTTTTTCTAAAATACAGGCGTAGCGTTTGGGCAAAGAAAGATATTGTATGCTCATTGCCTGTTTATCTTTAAGCCCAGCATAGCCAAACTCTTTGATCTTAGCCCCACTCACCCCCGCAAGCAAAGAAAGCATTTCTAGAGTACTTAAATCTTTTTTGCGTACCTTGAGTATGGCATGATCACCCTGCCCACTGAAAGGATACAGCGGCTCTTCTTGCACGCTAAAATCTCTAGAACACTTTTTAAAGTAAAAAGAAATTGGGGCGTGGGTGGAGGCAAAAAAGCGCTTAGGAGGTTTGAGGGGGAAAAAGGGAGCTGTTAAATTCTGCATGGCAGAGATTATAGCACGGGAAGGCTTGTGATCAAAGTGGACTGATTTTTGCTTCTTAAGAGTTATTCTTTAATTTTAGGATGGCTTTCATGGAAATTAAGGACACGCGTAACCAACCCAATCTATCTGCCTTATTGCATGCCTCGCAGTTAGAAAGAGGGCAAACCCCAGCAACCCCTAAAGCAGAAAAACACCCCGAAGTGGCCGTTGAGGTTTCTAAAGTGGAGCGCGAACCAAATGGCCTTAAGCGCGAAACTTATGGATTTTTGGTTTTAGAATTGATGAGTGATAATGAATATCAAGCCTTTTTACGCGCCACCGCTGGAATGAATGAAAATGAAAAACGCTTAGCAGCGCAGTCGCTTTATAGCCTGACAAGTTTTTATGGCGGGCAAATCCAGCAGGATAAACAAGCAGAGCAAAAAATAGATGGATTAAAGGCTTTACAAGAAACCCAGATGAAAAAAGCGCTAGGGTTAGATCAAAACTTTGTAAATCGTTACAAGAACGCCTACGATCAAGCCTACCAAGCTTTAGATGTGATGCTTTAATCAAGAAAATTTAAGCCAACTGCCCTTATAATAGGGGCTTTTTATGTCAAGGTAGCTCAGCTGGTCTAGAGCGCTGGTCTCATAAGCCGGAGGTCGGGGGTTCAAGTCCCCCCTTTGACACCATCTTGAACTAATCCCGATTCTTATTTTAATCCTTAGGAGCTTTTCAATGGAAAATATTTTATGTCTCAATGGGTCTACTCCCTTTTTAGAATCTAAAGGCAAACTCAATAACGCCCTGCACGATCTGGCTATGCAAACCCTCAAAGATTTGGGTTATAACCTTGAACAAATAGGCTTTCACAGGGCAAAAAATACATGTTTTCTCTCACATGGAATGCGCCTCTTGAGGCTTTCACAGATAAAAATCAGTTTTTTGGAGGTGTAGGAGTAGATGGGGTGTATCTGCATTTGCATAAAGCCCATGAATTCTTAGGCATGCGTGCTCTGCCAACTTTTATTGTAAATGACATCATTAAAAATCCACAGGGGGAATCCTATCTCAAAGATTACAGCGCGCATTTAAAACAGGTTTTTCATAAATAGGCTTCTTTCTTTTTACTTCATTAAGGCGTGCGGGTATTTATGTCTTTAAAAAACAACTCCCCCAACCCAAGCGTTCTGAGTTGAAACCTAAATTAATCAAGCAGGGGACTTTTATTTTAGGTGTAATGAGCCAACCGGAGTTTTCTCTATGAAAAAGTTTAGTTCTCTCACATTGAAATTTGGCCACGCTCTAGCACGGCGCATTAAAGCTAACCAAGCTAGGCGTGCGGGTACTTATGTCTTTAAAAAACA contains:
- the flgC gene encoding flagellar basal body rod protein FlgC — translated: MFLSSFDISGYGLSAQRVRANLISSNIANANTTRTDEGGPYRRQEAVFKSFDFNKVLNEKLAKNNDLMEYEDPLDESDEIEKPNPPIMGVYIEKIVRDDKAPLLKYDPSHPDADANGYVSYPNVNPVVEMADLIEATRAYQANVAAFQSTKNMAANAIGMLQA
- a CDS encoding peptidoglycan D,D-transpeptidase FtsI family protein, whose amino-acid sequence is MQEFASKSLNSNKDPSHLKYDSEHGRTERLLMIFAVVGGCFVLFVVVMLFKALLPRKMPALIITKTDIATRGRIFSQDGFSLASSQKLFKVSFNTLSVDPNKKDFFIDLLSIYTNIPKSVIASKFSQNGFVTLSYNVSANTAASLRQLNAKFLAYNVFQEYEDQNRKIMPKIGLSIEVSGIARNYLYKDNFEPLVGYVKKVDISNITSIQGVKGIEKFKNGVLASKHDGKDTGKRDLGFNLIEDKTFKSIPRMDGSDLILSIPLKIQRELEKILDTAKARYKSHQIIAGIYLPQNGEILTLATTNRFNPNNIQKNDYPFLNVDAVELSFEPGSTIKPIVYSLLIDKKRIDTSQPIDLNHGSYKLGKYTVKDDIVPPKHTTIEDVLIRSSNVGMIKLSKRLSGQELHTGLKSFGLSESTGIDLPYEKTGLIPSVRLLNTEVYKGSASYGYGLRTTFLQLIRAYGVFANAGVITTPHLIKQVRAINGDIYIPNPPIKRQVISPESALKMQKLLIKVVREGTGKSAQVEGLIIGGKTGTARTASKGKYTEAYNSSFFGFVKDKENTYVIGVVVFGSLGSEEYYSSQTAAPIFKQIVQMLVAHQYLTPSKILSTPPQIHTPNRLHTKRPPWVKEY
- the fliE gene encoding flagellar hook-basal body complex protein FliE: MKTLYTDIGLNKAGTPLDSKVHENLVERGEFSQMLKQSIDELNNTQMQSDKALADMATGQVKDLHQAAIAIGKAETSMKLMLEVRNKAISAYKELLRTQI
- the folE gene encoding GTP cyclohydrolase I FolE encodes the protein MTQDLWNLLCARIGEDPQREGLKNTPQRVKLLWEFLTSGYQSDPEQILQSAFEIGSTDGIVLLQNIEFYSLCEHHLLPFFGHISIGYIPNDKVVGLSALARFVESFARRLQIQERLTTQIAQTLKRVLEPKGVGVICTAKHLCMAMQGIQKQDSVVKTSVLEGIFKENARTRAEFMQMLSGLV
- a CDS encoding tRNA pseudouridine(13) synthase TruD translates to MTLKKQKSVHFDHKPSRAIISAMQNLTAPFFPLKPPKRFFASTHAPISFYFKKCSRDFSVQEEPLYPFSGQGDHAILKVRKKDLSTLEMLSLLAGVSGAKIKEFGYAGLKDKQAMSIQYLSLPKRYACILEKHASTLLDRGVKILDITAHNHKIRLGHLKGNFFSMRLKKLSPLDAKKIEQILPFLKTYGFPNYFGLQRFGKSGDNFKQPATRSKKLQAFFLSSYQSHLFNHWLSMRMHLNTLLRHFNPKEIQATFNFLSLEQLKSLGDQEHYFKLLPGDILCHYPFGKYFTHCDLANSKRLLTKQIVPTGLLTGQKVPHAQELAHVLEQPYIHTLKARGDRRFALVFPDALEFVYLPKEAQAQLCFFLPKGAYATIFLEEVAGQTLFEA
- a CDS encoding FUSC family protein, yielding MDIFNRLKRAVHLYDPGYFSLIYALRTTLTTFLCAGLGAFFFGYSITIWAGFQAVFLYFSSLLISDKEHEIYYLLVFIGVSCFNALIFYPMAHFGAWLCVPITITTFLVGMAMAYSLDLYRVCNAALSNGLVTCLYVDANAPLDLTQTLLMISVLGCLSLVIQHFIVTKYGYFVKKRFSTLLSSMELMLQYINSPTEYTHIKTQVLSQIHNTKVILTSRSSRIKNPHTIQNLQRALFQLHALEEIYHSIHSIGGYLGTLEPVCQEIILNLQTLSGIFTKQHIEIQKTALNNLSPQLDKVVRHSIAIIYNKMEIFLLGGEEQVAPINPEYKPTFKNVLKAFNIKNAIFQYASKYAIAMGIAVFIARYFGFNHGMWIAMATLLISRSSLGSIREAQLEFVMGSCIGLVLGLLVVGLFDGSVIFYGFLVIGVFLFIYLKVYSYATWSAALMFAFILCFSLLTHDFMGMVVSRVVDLLIGIGIVYVIFLFIWPKYDKDEFIQHTRHLVTTLRCLLEAYSDATQVLHLQNTFLRQLDAFRLCLKNARTEISEPNTLKSLFRGLKAVDILDTCSYRLYDYCLNIKLSKDKQLLLDNNTQILLGRYLQMLNYLNNKPHYFKAKEGNRLLKIDSELDALLRTMFFAQNKLFREIMYVFKY
- the flgB gene encoding flagellar basal body rod protein FlgB, which codes for MNLSKAYPLVYEAMDYRSLRQDLIASNIANVDTPFYRPRDVDFETMLAHKKAEVFDHKKDQILQLAKTNKRHLSPGLSESQKATLFFRDGHLAKNDGNSVDLDIETSEMGKNSTMYLALTTALKKHRGIVNYAIDAAKNI
- a CDS encoding FtsW/RodA/SpoVE family cell cycle protein, which codes for MAYRHLFTCASILMILSVLLSYSLSTYTTLIYHYQEFHFFLRQLVATIIGIILMWGISWLDPNKWFSKLGFTLFLGSFFLMFIMNFLPESLSSSAGGAKRWIRLPFFSLAPTEFFKVGFIFFLSWSLSRTFFNQEKSSVKEEMAILIPYLVLFLVAAFLIGVLQNDLGQVILLAMVLGFLLIFSGGSFKLFRVFLSIAVVIGVVAITTSEHRILRMKLWWSNLQNSLLSILPSKIASSLKIEHLPEPYQIYHASNAIKHGAILGQGLGEGVIKLGFLSEVHTDMVLAGMAEELGFISILACVGLTLIILHAMFKITNRLDNPKHMLFCLGVALLIGFSFIINAFGVSGIIPIKGIAVPFLSYGGSSLLANSLALGLVLSLSKQAR